One Bombus huntii isolate Logan2020A chromosome 12, iyBomHunt1.1, whole genome shotgun sequence DNA segment encodes these proteins:
- the LOC126872212 gene encoding beclin 1-associated autophagy-related key regulator isoform X2, with amino-acid sequence MATSSSDGSCTAPADFQLSSELEDVSNRLSVNLLKCPLCHNSRRIFHCRQCIQNGDFIHSTSVYSERFADKQLRLLRLKAARAQLEEKCVKALEKHKQRDKLICDINTCKERVRLLQSLVNETRQSINRGNQRLNILKDVNSQLALRLPRHEERVEKLHRYVTGLRAKQEKQKEAVDRKRQQLKKVIRTAAKQLIQYIFPLSKVQPSRSLCSSEEDASSDVTCALADASGTSYVRGRWINDTENALEVQHRIVAPTLPGSGDYSAYSLWVAANKDGVPGANKETAMHNPAYNISAALTYATQLVNIIAYYVNVRLPYKLAYGEFCGNEMSDQKFAKKVARLNSNVLHLCFTQNTNTAVLHPMHTLQNLMHLLNTEISDLGRIGPMEVDSNIVAQLHSQLVPDLENSDDSASDEEEDTFNWDWEAVPNVACPEMAVPIPGAMISQQSSSMQVNQSVAGGLVTSAAASIASIWRGWTTNK; translated from the exons ATGGCGACAAGCAGTTCCGATGGTTCTTGTACAGCACCTGCAGATTTTCAGCTTTCGTCAGAATTGGAAGACGTTTCAAATCGTTTAAGCGTGAATTTATTAAAGTGCCCACTGTGCCATAATAGTCGCCGAATTTTTCATTGTCGGCAGTGTATTCAAAATGGAGATTTTATCCATTCAACTTCTGTTTATTCTGAACG GTTTGCAGATAAACAATTGCGACTTTTACGGTTGAAAGCTGCCAGAGCtcaattggaagaaaaatgTGTAAAAGCTCTTGAAAAACATAAACAAAGGGATAAAttg ATATGTGATATAAATACTTGTAAAGAAAGAGTTAGACTACTCCAGTCATTAGTGAATGAAACGAGGCAAAGTATAAACAGAG GTAATCAACGTTTAAATATTCTCAAAGACGTAAACTCTCAGTTAGCACTTAGATTACCTAGACATGAAGAACGAGTAGAAAAATTACATCGTTATGTTACTGGTTTGAGAGCAAAacaagaaaaacaaaaagaagcGGTAGATAGGAAAAGACAGCAGTTGAAAAAAGTCATCAGAACTGCTGCTAAACAATTAATTCAgtatatttttccattatcTAAAGTGCAACCTAGTAGAAG TCTGTGTAGTAGCGAGGAAGATGCTAGTTCAGATGTAACTTGTGCACTGGCAGATGCATCTGGAACATCATATGTTAGAGGCAGATGGATAAATGATACAGAAAATGCTCTAGAAGTCCAACATCGTATAGTTGCCCCAACTTTACCAGGAAGTGGAGATTATAGTGCTTATTCTTTATGGG TGGCAGCAAATAAAGATGGAGTACCAGGTGCAAATAAAGAGACTGCAATGCACAATCCAGCATATAATATCAGTGCTGCTTTAACTTATGCTACACAGTTGGTTAATATTATTGCTTATTATGTTAATGTAAGGCTACCATATAAACTTGCTTATGG agAATTTTGTGGAAATGAGATGTCAGATCAAAAATTTGCCAAGAAAGTAGCAAGGCTCAATAGCAATGTATTACATTTATGTTTTACACAAAATACCAACACTGCAGTTTTACATCCAATGCATACTCTGCAAAATCTAATGCACTTGCTCAATACTGAAATTAGTGATCTTGGaag AATTGGTCCAATGGAAGTTGATTCAAATATTGTAGCACAATTGCACAGTCAATTAGTTCCCGATTTAGAAAATAGCGACGATTCTGCTTCTGATGAAGAGGAAGATACTTTTAATTGGGATTGGGAAGCT gTACCAAATGTTGCTTGTCCTGAAATGGCAGTTCCCATTCCTGGTGCAATGATTAGTCAACAATCATCTAGTATGCAAGTGAATCAAAGTGTTGCTGGAGGCTTAGTTACAAGTGCTGCAGCTAGTATAGCCTCTATTTGGCGTGGTTGGACAACAAACAAATAG
- the LOC126872216 gene encoding tryptophan--tRNA ligase, cytoplasmic produces the protein MTAKEIEIDTSTLNGKADEEDIVTPWNVATKNETGIDYDKLIKRFGSSKIDGELLARFEKITGQKPHHFLRRGIFFSHRDMNTILNLYEQGKPFYLYTGRGPSSDSIHLGHLIPFMFCKWLQEVFRVPLVIQLTDDEKAIWKNIKIEDAIKLAYNNAKDIIALGFKPENTFIFSNLEHIGNNPAFYQNMIRIQRSVTFNQVKGIFGFGDSDPIGKISFPPTQAAPAISGTFPFIFKDAKVNCLIPCAIDQDPYFRMTRDVAPKIGYPKPALLHSIFFPALQGSKTKMSASDNNTAIFLTDTAKQIKNKINKHAFSGGQATIEEHRQLGGNCDIDISYQWLRFFLEDDEKLEQLRKGYISGEILTGELKKELIEVLQPLVAAHQEARNKLTDEIVKQYMIPRDLGFVANIK, from the exons atgacagcgaaagaaattgaaattgacaCGTCAACGTTAAATGGGAAAGCGGATGAGGAGGATATTGTGACACCTTGGAATGTTGCAACTAAAAACGAGACTGGAATTGATTATGATAAGCTTATTA AAAGATTTGGAAGTTCCAAAATCGATGGAGAACTATTAGCGAGATTTGAGAAAATCACAGGACAGAAACCACATCATTTTCTTAGAAGAGGAATATTCTTCTCTCATCGAGATATGAATACTATCTTGAATCTTTATGAACAAGGAAAACCTTTTTACCTTTATACTGGTAGAGGACCCAGTTCAGATTCTATACACTTAGGACATCTTATACCATTTATGTTTTGTAAATGGCTTCAAGAAGTATTCCGTGTTCCATTAGTCATACAACTAACTGATGATGAGAAAGCAATATGGAAGAACATAAAAATAGAAGATGCGATTAAATTGGCCTATAATAATGCAAAAGACATTATTGCTCTTGGATTTAAACCAGagaatacatttattttttctaatttagaACATATTGGAAATAATCCTGCATTTTATCAGAATATGATCAGAATACAAAGAAGTGTTACATTTAATCAAGTGAAAGGCATTTTTGGATTTGGAGACAGTGATCCTATTGGAAAAATCTCATTTCCGCCAACTCAAGCTGCTCCAGCAATTTCTGGAACTTTTCCCTTTATTTTTAAGGATGCAAAAGTTAATTGTTTAATACCATGTGCTATAGATCAAGATCCCTACTTTAGAATGACAAGAGATGTTGCACCAAAAATTGGCTATCCAAAACCAGCGCTGTTACATTCTATATTCTTTCCAGCTTTACAAGGCTCTAAAACAAAAATGTCAGCTAGTGATAACAATACTGCAATATTTTTGACAGACACTGCTAaacaaataaagaataaaattaacaagCATGCATTCTCAGGAGGACAAGCTACTATTGAAGAACACAGACAATTAGGAGGCAATTGTGATATTGATATATCATATCAGTGGTTACGATTCTTCCTAGAGGATGACGAAAAATTAGAACAACTTAGAAAA GGTTATATTAGTGGAGAAATTTTAACAGGAGaacttaaaaaagaattaattgaAGTGTTACAGCCTTTGGTAGCTGCACATCAGGAAGCTAGGAATAAATTAACAGATGAAATAGTAAAACAATATATGATTCCTAGGGATCTTGGTTTTGTggcaaatataaaatag
- the LOC126872219 gene encoding protein phosphatase 1B, with the protein MGALLDTPKTDKYNEHGSGNGLHYGVASMQGWRMEMEDAHRAITGLKGGLSDWSYFAVFDGHAGALVSAHSAEHLLECIMQTEEFKAENVTKGIHSGFLRLDDEMRELPEMSSGTEKSGSTAVCAFISPRNIYIANCGDSRAVLCRAGDPVFSTRDHKPGLPAEKERIQNAGGSVMIQRVNGALAVSRALGDYEYKNLKDRGPCEQLVSPEPEIFVRDRDDEHDEFLVLACDGIWDVMNNTDLCNFIHSRLLLTDDLEAVTNQVIDTCLYKGSRDNMSIVLVTFPAAPKPNPEAQKKEAELEMDIERRIKEIVAVQKDKNEFDFLQLLQLLVDQEFPNLPPGGGLSAKQPFIEQVFREVCPNRADSNSQAS; encoded by the exons ATGGGGGCACTTTTGGATACTCCAAAAACAGATAAATATAATGAACATGGCTCTGGCAATGGATTACATTATGGTGTTGCCAGCATGCAGGGTTGGAGAATGGAAATGGAAGATGCTCATAGAGCAATAACTGGTTTAAAAGGTGGTCTCTCAGATTGGAGTTATTTTGCAGTATTTGACGGTCATGCTGGTGCATTAGTATCAGCTCATAGTGCAGAGCACTTGTTAGAGTGTATCATGCAAACAGAAGAATTTAAAGCAGAAAATGTAACCAAAGGAATTCATTCTGGCTTTCTTCGACTTGACGATGAAATGAGAGAATTACCAGAAATGAGTTCTGGTACTGAAAAATCTGGTTCTACAGCTGTTTGTGCATTTATATCTCCCAGAAACATATACATTGCCAATTGTGGCGATTCTAGAGCTGTACTTTGCCGAGCAGGAGATCCAGTTTTTTCAACACGAGATCACAAACCAGGTTTACCTGctgagaaagaaagaattcaAAATGCTGGTGGTAGTGTAATGATTCAAAGAGTTAATGGAGCTTTAGCTGTATCTCGTGCATTGGGAGATTATGAGtacaaaaatttgaaagatcGAGGGCCATGTGAACAGTTAGTGTCTCCAGAACCAGAAATATTTGTTCGAGATCGAGATGATGAACACGATGAATTTCTAGTTTTAGCATGTGATGGTATTTGGGATGTAATGAACAACACAGATCTGTGTAATTTTATACATTCAAGGCTGCTGCTTACAGATGATCTAGAAGCAGTTACGAACCAGGTTATAGACACCTGTCTATATAAG GGTAGCAGAGATAATATGAGCATAGTTTTGGTGACATTTCCTGCTGCTCCAAAACCAAATCCAGAAGCACAGAAAAAAGAAGCTGAGCTTGAAATGGACATTGAAAGGAGAATCAAAG AAATCGTTGCTGTACAAAAGGACAAAAATGAATTTGATTTTTTGCAACTGTTACAACTTCTTGTGGACCAAGAATTTCCTAATCTTCCTCCTGGTGGTGGACTTTCCGCtaa gCAACCTTTTATTGAACAAGTGTTTCGAGAAGTTTGTCCCAACCGAGCAGATAGT AATTCTCAAGCCAGTTAG
- the LOC126872212 gene encoding beclin 1-associated autophagy-related key regulator isoform X1, whose product MATSSSDGSCTAPADFQLSSELEDVSNRLSVNLLKCPLCHNSRRIFHCRQCIQNGDFIHSTSVYSERFADKQLRLLRLKAARAQLEEKCVKALEKHKQRDKLICDINTCKERVRLLQSLVNETRQSINRGNQRLNILKDVNSQLALRLPRHEERVEKLHRYVTGLRAKQEKQKEAVDRKRQQLKKVIRTAAKQLIQYIFPLSKVQPSRSLCSSEEDASSDVTCALADASGTSYVRGRWINDTENALEVQHRIVAPTLPGSGDYSAYSLWDTSVLVAANKDGVPGANKETAMHNPAYNISAALTYATQLVNIIAYYVNVRLPYKLAYGEFCGNEMSDQKFAKKVARLNSNVLHLCFTQNTNTAVLHPMHTLQNLMHLLNTEISDLGRIGPMEVDSNIVAQLHSQLVPDLENSDDSASDEEEDTFNWDWEAVPNVACPEMAVPIPGAMISQQSSSMQVNQSVAGGLVTSAAASIASIWRGWTTNK is encoded by the exons ATGGCGACAAGCAGTTCCGATGGTTCTTGTACAGCACCTGCAGATTTTCAGCTTTCGTCAGAATTGGAAGACGTTTCAAATCGTTTAAGCGTGAATTTATTAAAGTGCCCACTGTGCCATAATAGTCGCCGAATTTTTCATTGTCGGCAGTGTATTCAAAATGGAGATTTTATCCATTCAACTTCTGTTTATTCTGAACG GTTTGCAGATAAACAATTGCGACTTTTACGGTTGAAAGCTGCCAGAGCtcaattggaagaaaaatgTGTAAAAGCTCTTGAAAAACATAAACAAAGGGATAAAttg ATATGTGATATAAATACTTGTAAAGAAAGAGTTAGACTACTCCAGTCATTAGTGAATGAAACGAGGCAAAGTATAAACAGAG GTAATCAACGTTTAAATATTCTCAAAGACGTAAACTCTCAGTTAGCACTTAGATTACCTAGACATGAAGAACGAGTAGAAAAATTACATCGTTATGTTACTGGTTTGAGAGCAAAacaagaaaaacaaaaagaagcGGTAGATAGGAAAAGACAGCAGTTGAAAAAAGTCATCAGAACTGCTGCTAAACAATTAATTCAgtatatttttccattatcTAAAGTGCAACCTAGTAGAAG TCTGTGTAGTAGCGAGGAAGATGCTAGTTCAGATGTAACTTGTGCACTGGCAGATGCATCTGGAACATCATATGTTAGAGGCAGATGGATAAATGATACAGAAAATGCTCTAGAAGTCCAACATCGTATAGTTGCCCCAACTTTACCAGGAAGTGGAGATTATAGTGCTTATTCTTTATGGG aCACATCTGTTTTAGTGGCAGCAAATAAAGATGGAGTACCAGGTGCAAATAAAGAGACTGCAATGCACAATCCAGCATATAATATCAGTGCTGCTTTAACTTATGCTACACAGTTGGTTAATATTATTGCTTATTATGTTAATGTAAGGCTACCATATAAACTTGCTTATGG agAATTTTGTGGAAATGAGATGTCAGATCAAAAATTTGCCAAGAAAGTAGCAAGGCTCAATAGCAATGTATTACATTTATGTTTTACACAAAATACCAACACTGCAGTTTTACATCCAATGCATACTCTGCAAAATCTAATGCACTTGCTCAATACTGAAATTAGTGATCTTGGaag AATTGGTCCAATGGAAGTTGATTCAAATATTGTAGCACAATTGCACAGTCAATTAGTTCCCGATTTAGAAAATAGCGACGATTCTGCTTCTGATGAAGAGGAAGATACTTTTAATTGGGATTGGGAAGCT gTACCAAATGTTGCTTGTCCTGAAATGGCAGTTCCCATTCCTGGTGCAATGATTAGTCAACAATCATCTAGTATGCAAGTGAATCAAAGTGTTGCTGGAGGCTTAGTTACAAGTGCTGCAGCTAGTATAGCCTCTATTTGGCGTGGTTGGACAACAAACAAATAG
- the LOC126872214 gene encoding uncharacterized protein LOC126872214, which yields MRKYYQAALVIIAVVSLISLLFYRHEYNKLRYVLEVFNYFGKPNQRSEINCTNNVPMFTKFDMKFEEPLSAWQRLDDDLYVYSAYNIRDKEIQVIGFGSSNNIKDMQCQILFENEIEPVLGSFSYLSISNNLNSTDKNVNYGGYHFYCAYKTNKIPVGIMFLTKSNLDAHNIPILPIKSQPHNLNYINAGVCIAPPLTKPIQLLQMIGFIQFHDIIGVDNFIVYDFGIPNQYNNNLKELFKSQDPYWKFTYTVVPWNFPFPATHPNIIKDLIQADCLYRTYNKVRYITTLSWEEYIILRYHHSLIDLMTDFKKSRMKADRYKLKTLTFCTQQIDDTTNRNVTFIIFKKLHYDSSIPDNQPIYIYNTLEALNKNNMYTRDIGKDLVTLNRYQYCPGKSNLETGTKDTSILRFTEDIQNSQIFRKFITENKFL from the coding sequence ATGCGAAAATACTACCAGGCTGCACTTGTAATAATTGCTGTAGTGAGTCTAATATCCTTATTATTTTATAGACATGAATATAACAAATTAAGATATGTTTTAGAAGTTTTTAATTACTTTGGTAAGCCAAATCAGAGAAGTGAAATAAACTGCACAAATAATGTGCCAATGTTTACTAAATTTGATATGAAATTTGAAGAACCACTCTCTGCTTGGCAAAGATTAGATGATGATCTATATGTTTATTCTGCATATAATATACGCGACAAAGAAATTCAAGTAATAGGTTTTGGTTCATCAAATAACATTAAGGATATGCAATGTCAAATACtatttgaaaatgaaattgaacCAGTTTTAGGAAGTTTTAGTTATCTTtcaattagtaataatttaaatagcactgacaaaaatgttaattatGGAGGATATCATTTCTATTGTGCAtacaaaacaaataaaataccaGTAGGAATAATGTTTCTTACAAAATCTAATTTAGATGCTCACAATATACCTATATTACCAATAAAAAGCCAACCtcataatttaaattatattaatgcTGGAGTATGCATAGCACCACCATTAACAAAACCAATACAGTTATTACAAATGATTGGCTTTATACAGTTTCATGACATAATTGGCGTAGATAATTTTATAGTGTACGATTTTGGTATTCCAaatcaatataataataaccttaaagaattatttaaatctcAAGATCCATATTGGAAATTTACATACACAGTAGTGCCATGGAATTTTCCTTTTCCTGCTACTCACcctaatataataaaagacTTGATACAAGCAGATTGTTTGTACCGTACATATAATAAAGTTAGGTATATCACTACATTATCTTGGGAagagtatataattttaagatATCATCATTCCCTTATAGATTTAATGACAGATTTTAAAAAGTCTAGAATGAAAGCAGATCGTTACAAATTAAAGACATTAACATTTTGTACACAACAAATTGATGATACAACCAATAGGAATGTAacattcataatatttaaaaaactacATTATGACTCAAGTATCCCTGATAATCaaccaatttatatttataatacactTGAAgcattaaacaaaaataatatgtatacacGAGATATTGGAAAAGATTTAGTTACATTAAATCGTTATCAGTATTGTCCTGGAAAATCAAATCTAGAAACAGGTACTAAAGATACTTCAATTTTAAGATTCACTGAAGATATACAGAATTcacaaatatttcgaaaatttataacagagaataaatttctataa
- the LOC126871984 gene encoding NSFL1 cofactor p47-like yields MANHDELVSQFIDTTGVEPEEARFYLELFNWQLEVALDTFYYPPALPSLSNEPTEGATSEEERTDIADKSTGSLKSSEMEGKSSKDKAKPKPKFAMLSDLKDRESSPEDEEGQAFYAGGSEHTGQQILGPGKKKDIVSDMFKSCQRQSIAVEPKPSGQQRPNTFSGTGYKLGQTSSDTEIVTATSSNHQQSNSGLITLKLWKDGFTINDSELRLYSDPENREFLETIKRGEIPAEIRQEIQGTEARLDMEDHHHEMYVPPKVKVKAFSGKGHMLGSPSPATVGMTIPADLADQAANESQAKQKLNLDESKPVTTIQIRLADGTNVKAQFNLTHTINDLRQYIITMRPQYAMREFSLLTMYPTKEITEDKTIEEAGLQNTTIIQRLK; encoded by the exons ATGGCGAACCATGATGAGTTGGTTTCGCAATTTATAGATACAACTGGGGTTGAACCTGAAGAAGCACGATTTTATCTTGAGTTATTTAATTGGCAGCTCGAG gTTGCTCTTGACACATTTTACTATCCTCCTGCTTTGCCTTCATTGTCTAATGAACCTACTGAAGGTGCAACATCAGAAGAGGAACGTACTGATATTGCAGATAAAAGTACAGGAAGCTTAAAATCATCAGAAATGGAAGGGAAATCATCGAAAGATAAAGCAAAACCAAAGCCTAAGTTTGCAATGCTTAGTGATCTTAAAGATAGAGAAAGTAGTCCTGAAGATGAAGAAGGACAAGCATTTTATGCTGGTGGTTCTGAACATACTGGACAACAAATTTTAGGACcaggaaagaaaaaggataTTGTTAGTGATATGTTTAAATCATGTCAGAGACAATCAATTGCTGTAGAACCAAAACCAAGTGGGCAACAAAGACCAAATACCTTTAGTGGTACTGGGTATAAATTAGGTCAGACTAGTTCAGATACTGAAA tcGTTACTGCTACATCATCTAATCATCAACAATCAAATTCTGGACTAATTACTTTAAAATTATGGAAAGATGGGTTTACTATAAATGATTCTGAACTTCGTTTATATAGTGATCCAGAAAATAGAGAATTTCTGGAGACTATAAAGAGGGGTGAAATACCGGCAGAGATACGTCAAGAGATACAAGGTACTGAAGCACGCCTTGATATGGAAGATCATCATCATGAAATGTATGTCCCTCCAAAAGTAAAAGTGAAAGCTTTCAGTGGTAAAGGACATATGCTAGGGAG TCCTTCTCCAGCTACAGTTGGCATGACAATACCGGCAGATCTTGCAGATCAAGCAGCTAATGAATCTCAGgcaaaacaaaaattaaatttagatGAATCAAAACCAGTTACAACAATACAAATTCGCCTTGCTGATGGAACTAATGTAAAAGctcaatttaatttaactcATACCATTAATGACTTGAGgcaatacataataac TATGAGACCTCAATATGCTATGAGAGAATTTAGTTTATTAACAATGTATCCTACTAAGGAGATTACAGAAGATAAAACTATTGAAGAAGCTGGCTTGCAAAATACAACAATAATTCAACGACTGAAATAA
- the LOC126872195 gene encoding probable cleavage and polyadenylation specificity factor subunit 2, with amino-acid sequence MTSIIKLHAISGAMDESPPCYILQVDELRILLDCGWDENFDQEFIKELKRHVHQIDAVLLSYPDPLHLGALPYLVGKCGLNCPIYATIPVYKMGQMFMYDMYQSRHNMEDFDLFTLDDVDAAFDKIVQLKYNQSISMKGKGYGVTLTPLPAGHMIGGTIWKIVKVGEEDIIYAVDFNHKKERHLNGCELERLQRPSLLITDAFNATYQQARRRTRDEKLMTNILQTLRGGGNVLVSVDTAGRVLELAHMLDQLWRNKESGLLAYSLALLNNVSYNVVEFAKSQIEWMSDKLMRSFEGARNNPFQFKHLQLCHSMAELNQVPSPKVVLASTPDMECGFSRELFLQWCGNPQNSIILTSRTSPGTLARDLVEKGGNRNITLEVKRRIKLEGLELEEYQRKEKLKQEQLKQEQMETADVSSESEDEIEVGGGRGKHDLLVKQESKPGFFKQSKKQHPMFPFLEEKIKIDEYGEIIRPEDYKIAETMPEVDDNKENLETRQEDTTHHPEIPTDIPTKCIQVTRTMTVNASVTYIDFEGRSDGESLQKILAQLRPRRVVLVRGSQKDTEILAQQAQSAGARVFIPGRGETLDATTETHIYQVRLTDALVSGLNFSKGKGDSEVAWVDAMITARDQICRDAVAGTESDDVIDQSDKILTLEPLPLNEVPGHQTTFINELKLSDFKQILNKSNIPSEFSGGVLWCCNNTIAVRRHEAGKVILEGCISEDYYKVRELLYEQYAIV; translated from the exons ATGACGTCAATAATAAAACTTCACGCTATTTCTGGGGCTATGGATGAATCTCCTCCTTGTTATATATTGCAAGTTGATGAATTAAGAATATTACTTGATTGCGGATGGGATGAAAATTTTGATcaagaatttataaaagaattaaaacg ACATGTTCACCAAATAGATGCAGTACTCTTATCATATCCAGATCCATTGCATTTGGGTGCTTTACCATATCTAGTTGGAAAATGTGGATTAAATTGTCCAATATATGCTACTATTCCTGTATATAAGATGGGACAAATGTTTATGTATGATATGTATCAG TCCCGTCATAATATGGAAGACTTTGATCTTTTTACACTTGATGATGTTGATGCAGCATTTGACAAAATAGTTCAGTTAAAATATAATCAAAGCATTTCAATGAAAGGAAAAGGATATGGAGTTACTTTAACACCTTTACCAGCTGGTCACATGATTGGGGGAACTATCtggaaaattgtaaaagttGGCGAAGAAGACATAATATATGCTGTTGATTTTAATCACAAAAAAGAACGACATTTAAATGGTTGCGAATTAGAAAGACTACAGAGACCATCTTTGTTAATAACAGATGCTTTCAATGCTACTTATCAGCAAGCAAGACGTAGAACAAGAGATGAGAAATTAATGA cAAACATTTTACAAACATTACGTGGAGGTGGAAATGTCTTGGTCAGTGTAGATACAGCTGGTCGTGTATTAGAATTGGCTCATATGTTGGACCAATTATGGCGTAATAAAGAATCTGGTTTACTTGCATATTCTTTGGCTCTTTTAAACAATGTTAGTTACAATGTCGTTGAGTTTGCTAAGTCACAAATAGAATGGATGAGTGATAAATTAATGAGGAGTTTTGAAGGTGCTAGAAACAATCCATTTCAGTTTAAGCATTTACAACTATGTCACAGTATGGCAGAATTAAATCAAGTTCCCAGTCCAAAG GTTGTACTTGCAAGTACTCCAGATATGGAATGTGGTTTTTCAAGAGAGTTGTTTTTGCAATGGTGTGGTAACCCCCAAAACAGTATTATATTAACTAGCAGGACATCACCAGGAACACTTGCAAGAGATTTGGTTGAAAAGGGCGgtaatagaaatattacaTTGGAGGTGAAAAGGAGAATTAAGTTAGAAGGACTTGAATTAGAAGAAtatcaaagaaaagaaaaattaaagcAAGAGCAATTGAAACAAGAACAAAT GGAGACTGCTGATGTAAGTTCTGAATCAGAAGATGAAATAGAAGTTGGTGGGGGAAGAGGAAAACACGATTTATTAGTAAAACAAGAAAGTAAACCAGGATTTTTCAAACAAAGTAAAAAACAACACCCTATGTTTCCatttttagaagaaaaaattaaaatcgacGAATATGGAGAAATTATAAg ACCAGAAGATTATAAAATAGCAGAAACTATGCCAGAAGTGGatgataataaagaaaatctGGAAACAAGACAAGAAGATACTACTCATCATCCAGAAATACCCACTGATATCCCAACAAAATGTATCCAAGTTACACGTACAATGACAGTTAATGCATCTGTCACATATATAGATTTTGAAGGTAGATCCGACGGAGAATCACTACAGAAAATTTTAGCGCAATTAAGACCACGAAGAGTTGTACTAGTTAGAGGATCACAAAAGGACACTGAAATCCTGGCTCAACAAGCACAAAGTGCAGGTGCACGAGTGTTTATTCCAGGGAGGGGAGAAACATTAGATGCTACAACAGAAACGCACATATACcaa GTTCGTTTGACAGATGCGCTTGTTAGTGGCTTAAACTTTTCAAAAGGAAAAGGTGATTCTGAGGTAGCATGGGTTGATGCAATGATAACTGCTCGTGATCAGATATGCCGAGATGCTGTTGCAGGTACCGAGTCAGATGATGTAATAGATCAAAGTGACAAAATACTTACATTGGAACCATTACCATTAAATGAG gtACCCGGCCATCAAACAACATttataaacgaattaaaacTATCTGATTTTAAACAGATTTTGAACAAAAGTAATATTCCTTCTGAATTTAGTGGAGGTGTTTTATGGTGTTGCAATAATACTATCGCCGTTAGGAGG CATGAGGCTGGAAAAGTAATATTAGAAGGCTGCATTTCAGAAGATTATTATAAAGTACgcgaattgttatacgaacaATACGCAATTGTATAA